Proteins from a genomic interval of Rosa chinensis cultivar Old Blush chromosome 2, RchiOBHm-V2, whole genome shotgun sequence:
- the LOC121051276 gene encoding phosphoenolpyruvate carboxylase 4-like, whose translation MQSACSMRLAGMEDTAELLEKKLASEISKMSLEEALTLAPVFSHYLNLMGIAEVHHRVCRPKNVNLVMIFLISFCSVVFPQTSFTILFASRRSRLFLLHILHKLIAEPYNTNISDFL comes from the exons ATGCAG AGTGCTTGTAGTATGAGGCTGGCAGGGATGGAGGACACGGCGGAGCTGCTGGAGAAGAAGCTAGCGTCGGAAATTTCGAAGATGAGCTTAGAGGAGGCACTCACTCTCGCTCCTGTTTTCAGCCATTACCTCAATTTGATGGGCATTGCTGAAGTTCATCACAG GGTTTGTAGACCAAAAAATGTAAATCTTGTGATGATATTTTTAATCAGCTTCTGCAGCGTGGTGTTTCCCCAAACCAGCTTTACGATACTGTTTGCAAGCAG GAGGTCGAGATTGTTCTTACTGCACATCCTACACAAATTAATCGCGGAACCTTACAATACAAACATATCAGACTTTCTGTGA